One region of Neisseria mucosa genomic DNA includes:
- a CDS encoding DUF2235 domain-containing protein, protein MDKKLHCQMLSSINVTKSTIMRIIKESIMSKEKVTNDGKATQSSNKVKGEGKTNGETGSQREVYVDSFTINVFFDGTKNNLYNIEHRKKNPQMYKGKETASKYESYFNDHSNVSYLYQAREQKANIGWAYIEGIGTGAEQINHLDRENKDRARKGFPLKDREYYTDSQQGFAFGSGYTGIGTRVFQSFEKIQTMVKQSLGDRIPTILILNIFGFSRGAAAARHFLHRVKTEPQLFKGWNLKRERIIVNFVGLFDTVSSFSPEYTIPEPTSAFDNDVKELHLNFERGYASKVFHLTAADEYRQYFSLTNIDSAINNGFGMEVAISGAHADVGGSYQSEAQKKPFPVKKNVPGMKKWFQEQGFFKENDINWLKSRTSQNAMVGAIETPEMMTAIRKNVIPNDYARVAFRIMRLIVETHCSDKVIAFNRGRIKERETSQFPEIIELLNKLPYDIQKVSKNTWGKSYNFELSQYYSPEQVRKIRYKYIHWSAKDELGYELRTKNGLPFRKIHEG, encoded by the coding sequence ATGGACAAAAAATTGCATTGCCAGATGCTAAGCTCCATCAACGTTACGAAATCAACAATAATGCGTATTATTAAGGAAAGTATCATGAGTAAGGAAAAAGTAACCAACGACGGAAAGGCCACCCAAAGTAGTAACAAGGTAAAAGGTGAAGGTAAAACCAACGGTGAAACAGGATCTCAACGTGAAGTTTATGTTGACAGCTTTACCATCAATGTATTTTTTGATGGTACAAAAAATAATCTATACAACATTGAGCATAGGAAGAAAAATCCTCAAATGTATAAGGGCAAAGAAACAGCCAGTAAATATGAAAGCTATTTCAATGATCATTCCAATGTGTCGTATCTGTATCAAGCAAGAGAACAAAAAGCTAATATAGGCTGGGCTTATATCGAAGGGATCGGTACCGGTGCAGAGCAAATTAATCATTTGGATAGGGAGAACAAAGATCGTGCACGTAAAGGTTTTCCGCTGAAGGACAGAGAATATTATACAGATTCGCAACAGGGATTTGCTTTCGGTAGTGGTTATACCGGTATAGGAACCCGTGTTTTTCAATCATTTGAGAAGATTCAGACTATGGTCAAGCAAAGTTTAGGTGATCGGATCCCGACGATCCTTATACTGAACATATTCGGTTTCAGCAGAGGGGCGGCAGCTGCCAGGCATTTTTTACATAGAGTAAAAACGGAACCTCAACTGTTTAAAGGGTGGAATCTTAAAAGAGAAAGAATTATCGTCAATTTTGTTGGCTTATTTGATACTGTATCGTCATTTTCGCCGGAATATACTATACCAGAACCGACAAGTGCATTTGATAATGATGTAAAGGAATTACATCTCAATTTCGAACGCGGTTATGCAAGTAAAGTTTTTCATTTGACAGCTGCAGATGAATACCGACAATATTTCTCTCTAACAAATATAGACAGTGCCATTAATAATGGTTTTGGAATGGAGGTTGCCATTAGTGGCGCACATGCAGATGTTGGTGGAAGCTATCAATCCGAAGCGCAAAAAAAACCGTTTCCGGTTAAGAAAAATGTTCCAGGTATGAAAAAATGGTTTCAAGAGCAAGGGTTCTTTAAAGAAAATGATATTAATTGGTTAAAAAGTAGAACCTCTCAAAATGCGATGGTGGGGGCAATCGAAACTCCAGAGATGATGACAGCAATACGGAAAAATGTAATACCCAACGATTATGCCCGCGTTGCATTCAGGATTATGCGCTTGATTGTGGAAACGCACTGCAGTGACAAGGTTATTGCATTTAACAGGGGTAGGATAAAAGAGAGAGAGACTTCCCAATTTCCGGAAATCATCGAGCTACTTAACAAATTGCCTTACGATATACAAAAGGTATCCAAAAATACCTGGGGAAAAAGCTACAATTTTGAACTGAGTCAGTATTACTCACCGGAACAGGTACGGAAAATCCGTTACAAGTATATTCATTGGTCTGCAAAAGATGAACTTGGATATGAACTGAGAACAAAAAATGGATTGCCATTTAGAAAAATACACGAAGGTTGA
- a CDS encoding DUF2931 domain-containing protein, which produces MKHRKTNLLLGMVAAGYLSIVLANIGLNRMIEGNGNSEQGKGMVWGITMADAILVNATPENSSYLTLDAEAIDVSNKYSSDFYLQNGTVLRNFFGTGSIWGRGGYLGRTAEFDLLPERLTFTYSSQFENKFYQLDEALPTDKIRPMMAKSYRVFNNAVEDTETPQYESPNDFELAVAPDGWVTLNLTNVFIRKELMSWQAKEIMPSVEEAAKHHFNEMWYYRVARFHNLEERKEYLDSVRKEHPNFYHSYIDGPKKVSAEWYKQMQTKYPWNLEVEVDGGEWNGEYYMEFANTERWTAIGKDRIEEEKNTMKAIPTYIKIWLIEKETGKRWGIRLHPFKTEEQEQNDYKIIYDDIRLNRLYRIFQQAFPGRTRVHNISTPSMNQFATLKLKFNDYFELIEAYIQKDGQKIALPDAKLHQRYEINNNAYY; this is translated from the coding sequence ATGAAACACAGGAAAACAAATTTACTGTTAGGCATGGTAGCAGCGGGCTATCTGAGTATTGTATTGGCAAACATAGGATTAAACAGAATGATTGAAGGCAACGGCAATTCCGAACAGGGAAAAGGCATGGTTTGGGGAATTACGATGGCAGATGCAATATTGGTTAACGCCACACCGGAAAATTCTTCATATTTAACATTGGATGCAGAAGCAATAGATGTATCAAATAAGTACAGTTCTGATTTTTATTTGCAGAACGGAACAGTATTGCGAAATTTCTTTGGTACGGGTTCTATATGGGGCAGAGGAGGGTATTTGGGAAGAACGGCAGAGTTTGATTTACTTCCCGAAAGGCTGACTTTTACCTATTCCTCTCAGTTTGAAAATAAATTTTATCAGTTGGATGAAGCTCTCCCGACAGACAAGATACGTCCTATGATGGCAAAAAGTTACAGGGTATTCAATAATGCAGTAGAGGACACAGAAACTCCGCAATATGAATCTCCCAATGATTTTGAATTGGCTGTTGCTCCTGACGGCTGGGTGACGCTGAACCTTACCAATGTCTTTATCCGCAAGGAATTGATGTCCTGGCAGGCAAAAGAAATCATGCCTTCTGTGGAAGAGGCTGCCAAACATCATTTCAATGAAATGTGGTATTACAGAGTCGCACGTTTTCACAATCTTGAAGAACGGAAAGAATACTTAGACAGCGTCCGTAAAGAACACCCCAATTTCTACCACTCTTATATTGATGGACCCAAAAAGGTGAGTGCGGAGTGGTACAAACAGATGCAAACGAAATATCCATGGAACTTGGAAGTTGAAGTGGATGGGGGAGAATGGAACGGCGAATACTATATGGAATTCGCTAATACAGAGCGCTGGACAGCCATAGGTAAGGATAGAATCGAAGAAGAAAAGAATACAATGAAGGCAATTCCGACTTACATCAAGATATGGTTGATCGAAAAGGAAACGGGTAAGCGGTGGGGTATTAGATTGCATCCATTTAAGACTGAAGAACAAGAGCAGAATGATTATAAAATTATATACGACGATATTCGGCTGAACAGGCTGTATAGAATATTTCAACAGGCGTTTCCTGGAAGGACTCGAGTGCATAATATTAGTACACCATCAATGAATCAGTTTGCTACTTTGAAATTGAAATTCAATGATTATTTTGAGTTGATAGAAGCATATATTCAAAAAGATGGACAAAAAATTGCATTGCCAGATGCTAAGCTCCATCAACGTTACGAAATCAACAATAATGCGTATTATTAA
- a CDS encoding rod shape-determining protein MreD, producing MGYLVLMFQVLWEEVGRYIFFLVVNAYCIIRMYQNRHWKYCAVVFILLNGWVIYGYWVDIINSYLYWNQ from the coding sequence ATGGGATATTTGGTATTAATGTTTCAGGTGTTGTGGGAGGAGGTAGGCAGATACATTTTTTTTCTGGTTGTTAATGCCTACTGTATCATTAGAATGTATCAAAACCGTCATTGGAAATATTGTGCAGTTGTTTTCATTCTGCTCAATGGCTGGGTAATTTACGGATACTGGGTTGATATCATTAATTCGTATCTTTATTGGAATCAATAA